One genomic segment of Bacteroides caccae includes these proteins:
- a CDS encoding glycine--tRNA ligase has product MAQEDVFKKLVSHCKEYGFVFPSSDIYDGLGAVYDYGQMGVELKNNIKKYWWDSMVLLHENIVGIDSAIFMHPTIWKASGHVDAFNDPLIDNKDSKKRYRADVLIEDQLAKYDDKINKEVAKAAKRFGESFDEAQFRSTNGRVLEHQAKRDALHTRFAKALNDNNLEELRQIIIDEEIVCPISGTKNWTEVRQFNLMFSTEMGSTADGSMKIYLRPETAQGIFVNYLNVQKTGRMKVPFGIAQIGKAFRNEIVARQFIFRMREFEQMEMQFFVKPGTELDWFKKWKEIRLKWHKALGFGDASYRYHDHDKLAHYANAATDIEFLMPFGFKEVEGIHSRTNFDLSQHEKFSGKSIKYFDPELNESYTPYVIETSIGVDRMFLSIMSAAYCEEQLENGESRVVLKLPAALAPVKLAVMPLVKKDGLPEKAREIIDDLKFHFHCQYDEKDSIGKRYRRQDAIGTPYCVTVDHQTLEDNCVTLRNRDTMQQERVAISELNNIIADRVSITSLLKTLQ; this is encoded by the coding sequence ATGGCACAAGAAGACGTTTTTAAGAAACTAGTATCGCACTGTAAAGAGTACGGTTTCGTATTTCCTTCAAGCGATATCTACGACGGACTGGGCGCTGTGTATGACTACGGTCAAATGGGCGTTGAATTGAAGAATAATATCAAGAAATACTGGTGGGACAGCATGGTGCTGTTGCACGAAAACATTGTCGGGATCGACTCTGCCATATTTATGCATCCTACTATCTGGAAGGCTTCCGGACACGTTGATGCATTCAATGACCCATTGATTGACAACAAAGATTCCAAGAAACGCTATCGTGCCGACGTACTGATTGAAGATCAGTTGGCTAAATATGACGATAAAATCAATAAGGAAGTAGCGAAAGCTGCCAAAAGATTCGGAGAAAGCTTTGATGAGGCTCAATTCCGTTCTACCAACGGACGTGTGTTGGAACATCAGGCAAAACGTGATGCTCTTCATACCCGTTTCGCAAAAGCACTGAACGACAATAATCTGGAGGAACTTCGTCAGATTATTATTGATGAAGAAATCGTATGCCCGATTTCAGGAACTAAGAACTGGACAGAGGTTCGTCAATTCAATCTGATGTTCTCTACCGAAATGGGTTCTACTGCCGACGGTTCTATGAAGATTTACCTTCGTCCGGAAACGGCACAAGGTATTTTCGTAAACTATCTGAATGTGCAGAAAACAGGTCGTATGAAAGTTCCTTTCGGTATTGCACAGATCGGTAAGGCTTTCCGTAACGAGATCGTTGCTCGTCAGTTCATCTTCCGTATGCGTGAGTTCGAACAAATGGAAATGCAGTTCTTCGTAAAACCGGGAACGGAACTTGACTGGTTCAAGAAATGGAAAGAAATCCGTCTGAAATGGCATAAGGCGCTGGGCTTCGGCGATGCAAGCTATCGTTATCATGATCACGATAAATTGGCGCATTATGCAAATGCTGCAACTGACATCGAATTCCTGATGCCGTTTGGCTTCAAAGAGGTAGAAGGTATCCACTCCCGTACCAACTTCGACTTGTCACAACATGAGAAGTTCTCCGGAAAGAGCATTAAATACTTCGACCCTGAACTGAACGAATCATATACTCCGTATGTAATTGAAACTTCTATCGGTGTAGACCGTATGTTCCTTAGCATTATGAGCGCCGCTTATTGCGAAGAACAACTGGAAAATGGTGAAAGCCGTGTTGTTTTGAAATTGCCTGCTGCTTTGGCTCCGGTGAAACTGGCGGTTATGCCGTTGGTGAAGAAAGACGGTCTGCCTGAAAAAGCGCGTGAAATCATCGATGACCTGAAGTTCCATTTCCATTGCCAATATGACGAAAAAGATAGCATCGGCAAGCGTTACCGCCGTCAGGATGCAATCGGTACCCCGTACTGTGTAACAGTCGATCATCAGACATTGGAAGATAACTGTGTGACATTGCGTAACCGCGATACCATGCAGCAAGAACGTGTGGCTATCTCTGAACTGAATAATATCATTGCAGACAGAGTAAGTATCACTTCTCTATTGAAAACTTTACAATAA
- a CDS encoding FKBP-type peptidyl-prolyl cis-trans isomerase, producing the protein MSKKIYLFSLVLLALTFTACSETEEAGRYDNWQARSEAFIDSIANVYNSAENKALPDNDPEKLHAYKDPTNNQMLYVKKISKDENSSQKKPLYTSTVSAYYRMTYFNGDVVQQNFNGIKPSNYDSPSKFSLDGVITGWSYTLMHMTEGELWTLYIPYQSGYGSGTSEDGSLQPYSALVYNVKLDKIVEL; encoded by the coding sequence ATGAGTAAAAAGATCTATTTATTTTCTTTAGTATTGCTGGCTCTGACGTTTACTGCTTGTAGTGAAACAGAGGAGGCGGGTCGCTATGATAATTGGCAGGCACGTAGTGAGGCATTCATTGATTCTATTGCAAATGTATATAACAGCGCCGAGAATAAGGCTTTGCCGGATAACGACCCGGAAAAACTTCATGCTTACAAAGATCCGACTAATAATCAAATGTTGTACGTTAAGAAGATTAGTAAGGATGAAAATAGCAGTCAGAAAAAACCACTATATACTTCTACGGTAAGTGCATATTATCGTATGACTTATTTTAACGGAGATGTGGTGCAGCAGAACTTTAATGGGATTAAACCTAGCAACTACGATTCACCATCCAAATTTTCTTTGGACGGGGTAATTACAGGCTGGTCATATACATTGATGCATATGACAGAAGGTGAATTATGGACTTTGTATATTCCTTATCAGAGTGGATATGGCTCCGGTACTAGCGAAGACGGTTCTTTACAACCTTATTCGGCATTAGTCTATAACGTAAAGTTAGATAAGATTGTAGAATTATAA